A single region of the Ornithodoros turicata isolate Travis unplaced genomic scaffold, ASM3712646v1 Chromosome25, whole genome shotgun sequence genome encodes:
- the LOC135373493 gene encoding uncharacterized protein LOC135373493 gives MNIKMDKSHQQTKQLRERDKIRYITMGLQSEATRTSLTSHYMSTGCDSLTLIKLARQIEPSQKHRDPNWRQQGAKPKDYTKKEHQRQQGFSSTSQPKYSSRQNGEKHSPTSTKTSDKSSQKYKDPKDYTKHQDKDKKHSYTASIRHDLPSRHPVRLVIEILVNNTPVDALVDTGADISILRKQEAEL, from the exons ATGAACATCAAGATGGACAAGTCTcaccaacaaacaaaacaa CTCAGGGAACGTGACAAGATCCGTTACATCACCATGGGTCTACAGAGCGAGGCAACGAGGACCAGTCTCACTTCCCACTACATGTCTACTGGATGTGACTCTCTCACTCTGATCAAGCTGGCACGACAGATCGAACCTTCTCAGAAACACCGTGATCCAAACTGGCGTCAACAAGGAGCCAAGCCAAAGGACTACACGAAGAAGGAACATCAACGCCAGCAAGGCTTTTCGTCCACATCACAGCCTAAGTATTCATCTCGGCAAAATGGTGAGAAACATTCTCCTACTTCCACCAAAACATCGGACAAATCAAGCCAAAAATACAAAGACCCAAAGGACTACACCAAACATCAAGACAAAGACAAGAAACACAGCTACACTGCTTCAATAAGACACGACTTACCATCTAGACACCCCGTGAGACTCGTCATTGAGATtcttgtaaacaacacaccggtcGACGCCCTGGTTGACACGGGTGCAGACATCTCAATCTTAAGAAAACAGGAAGCAGAGCTTTAA